Proteins from a genomic interval of Sporolactobacillus sp. Y61:
- a CDS encoding pyridoxal phosphate-dependent aminotransferase: MTHVLADKMKKELSLLQPSDILKFDQETSSIPGIIKLTLGEPDFNTPEHIKEAGKKSIDANRSHYAPSAGTPGLRRAISRFLETKYKLRYNPDTQLLVTTGATEAIFASLTSIINPGDKILIPTPIFPLYIPIALLNGAEPVFMDTSDNGFVLSPEILAQALNKHGKAVKAIIFNFPTNPTGVTYRRSEIEALAGVLKKHDIFVICDEIYSELTYGEPHVSMAEYLPDQTILINGASKSHAMTGWRIGFLAGPEEVMRKMGTVHQFMITSATTMAQDAAQEAFENGMNDGTQMRAEYEKRRDFVYQKMTEMGFSCPKPEGAFYLFAKIPEGFPQKSIDFCVDLARNAKVAVIPGDSFGPGSAGRIRISYAASMDVLKEAMRRIEHYVTEKKQRSVQA; encoded by the coding sequence ATGACACATGTACTGGCAGACAAAATGAAGAAGGAGCTCAGCCTCCTTCAGCCTTCGGACATCTTGAAATTTGATCAGGAAACGTCTTCGATACCGGGGATTATCAAACTGACCCTGGGTGAGCCGGATTTCAATACGCCGGAACACATTAAAGAGGCCGGAAAGAAAAGTATTGATGCAAACCGAAGCCATTATGCTCCATCGGCCGGTACGCCTGGACTGCGCCGGGCAATCAGCCGGTTTCTTGAAACCAAATATAAACTCCGTTACAATCCGGATACTCAGCTCCTTGTAACCACCGGCGCGACGGAAGCGATTTTTGCTTCACTGACGTCGATCATTAATCCGGGAGATAAGATACTAATTCCAACGCCGATTTTTCCGCTTTACATACCGATTGCGCTGCTCAATGGGGCTGAACCGGTCTTCATGGATACCTCCGATAATGGTTTTGTCCTCTCTCCTGAGATCCTGGCCCAGGCGCTGAATAAGCATGGGAAGGCGGTTAAAGCGATTATCTTTAATTTTCCCACCAACCCGACCGGCGTCACCTATCGCAGGAGCGAGATCGAAGCGCTGGCGGGCGTGCTGAAAAAGCACGACATTTTTGTCATCTGCGATGAGATCTACAGTGAGCTGACTTACGGGGAGCCGCATGTCTCGATGGCAGAATATCTGCCGGATCAGACGATTCTGATCAACGGCGCCTCAAAATCACATGCGATGACCGGCTGGCGGATCGGATTCCTTGCAGGTCCTGAGGAAGTCATGCGGAAAATGGGCACAGTACACCAGTTTATGATTACTTCGGCCACAACGATGGCACAGGACGCAGCGCAGGAGGCATTTGAAAACGGGATGAATGATGGCACGCAAATGCGGGCGGAGTATGAGAAGCGGCGTGATTTTGTTTATCAGAAAATGACAGAAATGGGTTTTTCCTGTCCGAAGCCTGAGGGAGCTTTTTATCTGTTTGCGAAAATTCCCGAAGGTTTTCCGCAGAAGAGCATAGATTTCTGTGTCGACCTTGCCCGCAATGCGAAAGTTGCGGTCATCCCCGGCGATTCGTTCGGACCCGGCAGTGCCGGCCGTATCCGAATCAGCTATGCAGCCAGCATGGATGTACTGAAAGAAGCGATGCGGCGGATTGAACACTATGTCACTGAAAAAAAACAAAGGAGCGTCCAGGCATGA
- a CDS encoding replicative DNA helicase gives MEQPELHEIVNGYKERVRRLALFDPLYELDRKREQDQNHKEIDMKGLGLVTLLFFFEEKLMRQYKAGAAQLAAFLEKVSLSHYRLDRDGYVRLARSIIQTFRPTTGKKRRYPFFNWETGEEDGIDYSILKANSFDVKTNTQYYTLDEDGLELVFATKEFYSEFQLSINQLMLRKQLEKGEFKGALRQINEMRINVESLEERMTRLKHEIQRSIVSEETFERYKQLLEDIYERLKHEDDEFKALRLFVKETRDRLYAGDVQKKEIRTYDLVLTIARELESVHYDHSRLLKQTIDLKNTTLLTAQESLYYTGIQAFNFDQDLAAQIIATPLPLEAMAGVLQPFLKVEENRSWSPLAIFSDQKIMEEREEQENPGFPEADEEGEDQSYRRLLAEKYKELMRLYLVAHEAGQGGKLSLFLDFLEARGASEWYEQRYFYQFWLILHQRSPVRNEDKENEEGKTILDQALALLGNRVMYVREGKGIIKKSKRFAVQELLIELEDETDELS, from the coding sequence TTGGAACAGCCTGAACTTCACGAGATCGTGAACGGATATAAGGAACGCGTGCGGCGCCTGGCTCTGTTTGACCCGCTTTATGAGCTCGATCGGAAGCGGGAGCAGGATCAGAATCATAAAGAGATTGATATGAAAGGGCTGGGTCTCGTCACTCTGCTGTTCTTTTTTGAAGAGAAACTGATGCGTCAGTACAAAGCAGGAGCAGCGCAGCTGGCCGCCTTTCTTGAGAAGGTCTCTCTTTCACATTACCGGCTTGACCGGGACGGGTATGTTCGGCTTGCCCGGTCGATCATTCAGACATTCCGGCCGACCACCGGGAAGAAACGGCGGTATCCCTTCTTTAACTGGGAGACAGGTGAAGAAGACGGTATCGACTATTCGATTTTAAAAGCCAACAGTTTTGACGTAAAAACCAATACCCAATATTACACCCTTGATGAAGACGGTCTGGAACTCGTTTTTGCGACAAAAGAGTTTTACAGTGAATTTCAGCTGTCCATTAATCAGCTGATGTTGCGCAAACAGCTGGAGAAGGGCGAATTTAAAGGGGCGCTGAGGCAGATCAATGAAATGCGGATCAACGTGGAGAGCCTGGAGGAGCGGATGACGCGCCTGAAACACGAGATTCAGCGCAGCATTGTATCGGAGGAGACGTTTGAACGGTACAAGCAGCTGCTCGAAGATATCTATGAACGGCTCAAACATGAGGACGACGAGTTTAAAGCACTGAGATTATTTGTAAAAGAAACGCGCGATCGCCTTTATGCCGGCGATGTGCAGAAAAAAGAAATCCGGACGTATGACCTGGTCCTCACGATCGCGCGGGAACTGGAGTCCGTTCATTACGATCATTCACGGCTTCTGAAGCAGACCATTGATTTAAAGAATACCACGCTGCTCACCGCCCAGGAATCGCTGTATTATACCGGGATACAGGCATTCAATTTCGATCAGGATCTGGCAGCACAGATTATTGCGACGCCGCTCCCGCTCGAGGCCATGGCCGGCGTGCTGCAGCCCTTTTTAAAAGTAGAGGAGAACAGAAGCTGGTCGCCGCTTGCGATTTTTTCAGATCAGAAGATTATGGAAGAACGGGAAGAACAGGAGAATCCGGGATTTCCGGAAGCAGATGAAGAAGGAGAGGACCAGTCCTATCGCCGGCTGCTGGCGGAGAAATATAAAGAACTGATGCGCCTGTATCTCGTCGCCCATGAAGCAGGTCAGGGAGGGAAACTGTCCCTGTTTCTCGACTTTCTTGAAGCACGCGGGGCGTCCGAATGGTATGAACAGCGTTATTTTTATCAGTTCTGGCTGATTCTTCATCAACGGTCCCCTGTCCGAAATGAAGATAAGGAAAATGAAGAAGGGAAAACGATTCTCGATCAGGCTCTGGCCCTTTTGGGTAACCGGGTGATGTACGTCCGCGAGGGAAAGGGTATCATCAAAAAATCAAAGCGGTTTGCCGTGCAGGAGCTACTGATCGAGTTGGAGGATGAGACGGATGAACTATCCTGA
- a CDS encoding NAD(P)H-quinone oxidoreductase produces the protein MKAVVVSDFGDPGVLKYVDRKLPEIGPGQVLIRVAATSVNFADIMSRQGRYHSGAKPPFIPGLDATGVIEKTGAEVQHLRPGQRVIALLKQGSYSEYVTADQDLTFPIPDHMDFEQAAACPTVSFTSYKLLADVARLSPGETVLIHAAAGGIGTTAVQLAKILGAGQVIGTVGSDGKKQIVRDAGADAVINYRKEDFAEEVNLLTGSKGADVILDSVSGEVAEKSLTCLAMYGRLVNFGNAGGKAGHFKTTDLHASCRAVLGFSLGTTIRNRPDALRDAADHLFHYFEEGRLNMKIGRHYPLKEAAKAQEWMESRQSTGKILLDVQN, from the coding sequence GTGAAGGCTGTTGTCGTTTCTGATTTTGGTGATCCGGGTGTTTTGAAGTATGTCGACAGGAAGCTGCCTGAAATTGGACCGGGGCAGGTACTGATCCGTGTGGCAGCAACAAGTGTCAATTTTGCGGATATCATGTCCCGGCAGGGGAGATACCATTCCGGCGCTAAACCGCCCTTTATTCCAGGGCTCGACGCTACCGGTGTCATTGAAAAAACGGGTGCAGAGGTTCAGCATCTCAGACCCGGTCAGCGTGTCATTGCCCTCTTGAAACAGGGTTCTTACTCTGAATATGTGACAGCGGATCAGGATCTGACATTTCCGATCCCGGACCACATGGACTTTGAACAAGCGGCGGCCTGTCCGACGGTTTCATTCACATCGTACAAGCTTCTAGCCGATGTCGCCCGCCTTTCCCCGGGTGAAACGGTGCTGATTCATGCGGCTGCAGGCGGGATTGGGACGACGGCTGTCCAGCTGGCGAAAATTCTCGGGGCCGGGCAGGTTATTGGGACGGTCGGCAGTGACGGGAAAAAACAGATTGTCCGTGATGCAGGTGCGGACGCCGTGATTAACTACCGGAAGGAAGATTTTGCTGAAGAAGTCAACTTGTTAACCGGAAGCAAAGGCGCTGACGTGATTCTCGACTCCGTCTCGGGCGAAGTGGCTGAGAAGAGTCTCACATGCCTTGCCATGTACGGCCGTCTGGTGAATTTTGGAAATGCAGGCGGCAAGGCCGGCCATTTCAAAACGACGGATCTTCATGCCAGCTGCCGCGCCGTACTGGGTTTCAGCCTGGGTACGACAATCAGAAACCGACCGGATGCGCTCCGTGATGCGGCGGATCATCTTTTTCACTATTTTGAGGAGGGCCGTCTGAACATGAAAATCGGCCGTCATTATCCACTGAAAGAAGCGGCCAAGGCGCAGGAATGGATGGAAAGTCGGCAGAGTACAGGCAAGATTTTGCTTGATGTACAGAATTAA
- a CDS encoding D-2-hydroxyacid dehydrogenase: MKILMLTVRDDEIPAIREWEKQNGVQVDVSGEELTADTVSLVKGYDGVVIQQRTPITDDAVFAALKHYGIRQLSSRTAGYDMIDTKKASEYGLIVTNVPAYSPNSVAELAVTQAMRLIRNLPLFEERARQQDFRWSGLMAREICTLTVGIIGAGRIGGTAARLFKGLGATVIASDIVEREDLKDILVYVSKEELLRQADIVTLHVPLMDTTVGLIGADDLALMKPDAFIINASRGPVLDTDALIRALQEKKIAGAALDTLQGEEKFFNRDLRGKDIPSDALKILRTLPNVLITPHIGFYTNMAVKNMVEIALDDTLSILKTGRGRHQVNEVTVNEN, encoded by the coding sequence ATGAAGATTTTGATGTTGACAGTCAGAGATGATGAAATTCCGGCGATCAGGGAATGGGAGAAACAAAACGGTGTTCAGGTCGATGTCAGCGGTGAGGAGCTGACTGCCGATACGGTGAGTCTCGTGAAGGGCTATGATGGAGTGGTCATTCAGCAGCGGACACCGATCACGGACGATGCTGTTTTCGCAGCACTGAAGCACTACGGCATCAGGCAGCTCTCGTCACGGACAGCGGGCTACGACATGATCGATACAAAAAAGGCGTCTGAATACGGCCTGATTGTAACCAATGTGCCTGCCTACTCGCCGAATTCGGTTGCCGAACTCGCTGTTACCCAGGCGATGAGACTGATCCGTAACCTGCCGCTGTTCGAGGAAAGAGCCAGGCAGCAGGACTTCCGCTGGAGCGGGCTGATGGCCCGTGAGATCTGTACGCTGACCGTCGGCATTATCGGTGCCGGAAGAATCGGCGGCACGGCCGCACGACTTTTCAAGGGACTTGGCGCAACGGTGATCGCAAGCGACATTGTCGAACGTGAGGACCTGAAAGATATTCTGGTGTACGTATCGAAAGAAGAATTACTGCGGCAGGCCGACATCGTCACACTGCATGTCCCACTGATGGATACAACCGTCGGACTGATCGGAGCGGATGATCTGGCATTAATGAAGCCCGATGCCTTTATTATTAACGCATCACGCGGGCCGGTACTCGATACGGATGCACTGATCAGGGCGCTGCAGGAGAAGAAAATAGCCGGGGCGGCGCTTGACACGCTGCAGGGCGAAGAAAAATTCTTTAACCGGGATCTGCGCGGGAAAGACATTCCGAGCGACGCTTTAAAAATCCTGCGCACCCTGCCAAACGTTCTGATTACGCCGCATATTGGCTTCTATACCAATATGGCGGTGAAGAATATGGTAGAAATCGCTTTGGACGATACGCTGTCCATTCTGAAAACAGGAAGGGGCAGGCACCAGGTTAATGAAGTGACCGTAAACGAAAACTGA
- a CDS encoding Wadjet anti-phage system protein JetD domain-containing protein, which produces MNELKKKLAEFQRKTIGLDDLEKLMSPQCHTWQAFSQTVLQLEEEEVLIMVRSAGRTGRRPSLALKYRINRSAITGDYHKELQKYRMMLDTSINLDAYYQADPSIWRRDLPSLKKIDTYIRKNGFPEDQVPAPERSFELVGDEKWIDEKGGRDVLERIHLFNRFHIIPVADPLMFAVNPLKINDAEQIHLIVENKTTYQGLLPVINKTIFATLIYGAGKAVIKSIRQFTMQYPVHAAHHFLYFGDLDREGLSIWYSLQQKQKADPALPFYQACLDKEPVAGKAYQRLRRAAADRFLSYFPAKQAERISTTLQKGQYYPQEILRMKELQHIWRHSDWNSLNFTRS; this is translated from the coding sequence TTGAATGAACTGAAAAAAAAGCTCGCTGAATTTCAGCGGAAAACGATCGGTCTGGATGATCTTGAGAAACTGATGAGCCCGCAATGTCATACCTGGCAGGCATTTTCTCAGACTGTTCTGCAGCTGGAAGAAGAAGAGGTGCTGATCATGGTGCGTTCCGCCGGACGAACCGGCCGCAGACCGTCTCTTGCCCTGAAATACCGGATTAACCGGAGCGCGATAACCGGAGATTATCACAAAGAGCTGCAGAAATACCGGATGATGCTGGACACATCGATCAATCTTGACGCGTATTATCAGGCCGATCCTTCGATCTGGCGGAGAGATCTGCCGAGTCTTAAGAAAATCGACACGTACATAAGAAAAAATGGTTTTCCTGAAGATCAGGTACCGGCACCGGAACGGAGTTTTGAACTGGTCGGTGATGAAAAATGGATCGATGAAAAAGGCGGCCGGGACGTTCTCGAGCGGATTCATTTATTCAATCGGTTTCACATCATCCCGGTTGCCGATCCGCTGATGTTCGCGGTTAACCCGCTGAAAATAAATGATGCGGAACAGATTCACCTGATCGTCGAAAATAAGACCACCTATCAGGGCCTGCTCCCGGTGATTAACAAGACGATTTTTGCGACGCTGATTTATGGCGCGGGCAAAGCGGTGATCAAAAGTATCAGACAATTTACAATGCAGTATCCGGTTCACGCCGCCCACCATTTTCTATACTTCGGCGATCTGGATCGTGAAGGCCTGTCGATCTGGTATTCCCTTCAGCAGAAGCAGAAAGCCGACCCGGCACTGCCTTTTTATCAGGCCTGCCTCGATAAGGAGCCGGTGGCCGGGAAAGCGTATCAGCGCCTGAGAAGGGCGGCGGCCGACCGGTTCCTGTCTTACTTTCCGGCGAAGCAGGCGGAACGGATCAGTACAACGCTGCAGAAGGGGCAGTACTATCCGCAGGAGATTCTCAGGATGAAAGAATTACAGCATATATGGAGGCATTCGGATTGGAACAGCCTGAACTTCACGAGATCGTGA
- a CDS encoding ABC transporter substrate-binding protein, whose protein sequence is MKKFFLFFAAIMLIVLSACSNSSGSNSGSGKVEVTFWHSMSGPLQETVKKIADEYNKSQDKVHVTPTYQGTYEDALTKFNAVAGTKDAPTIMQTFEIGTKHMIDSGKIQPVQKFIDEENYDTSQWEKNISNYYTVDGKQYSMPFNSSTPILVYNKDAFKKAGLDPEKPPMTYSELKDAAKKLTTGDQKGFAILNYGWFFEQLLAEQGGMYVDNENGRKGDAKKVAFNDEKGLKVFQLISDMNKAGTIYNVGTNWDNMRASFQSGKIVMFLDSSAGVKNLVEDSPFEVGASYLPVPDGVDRQGVIIGGASVWMSSGIDEDKQKAAWDFMKYLSTPEVQAKWHVESGYFATNPGAYNEEVVKQEWGKYPQLKVTVEQLHNTKASTATQGALISVFPEARQNIVTAMESLYQGVDPKKALDKAAEETNKALEQSK, encoded by the coding sequence ATGAAAAAGTTCTTTCTTTTTTTTGCGGCTATTATGTTGATTGTCCTGTCAGCATGTTCTAATTCCTCAGGGTCAAATAGTGGATCAGGTAAAGTTGAGGTCACTTTCTGGCATTCCATGAGCGGTCCACTTCAGGAAACGGTCAAGAAGATTGCTGATGAATACAACAAATCCCAGGATAAAGTGCACGTGACACCTACGTATCAGGGTACATATGAGGATGCCCTGACTAAGTTCAACGCCGTTGCAGGGACAAAAGATGCACCAACCATCATGCAAACCTTCGAAATCGGTACAAAGCATATGATCGATAGTGGCAAAATTCAGCCTGTTCAGAAATTTATTGATGAAGAAAACTATGATACTTCTCAGTGGGAGAAAAATATCTCAAATTACTATACGGTTGATGGAAAACAATACTCCATGCCGTTTAATTCTTCAACCCCGATTCTGGTCTATAACAAAGATGCCTTTAAGAAAGCAGGGCTTGATCCGGAAAAACCGCCGATGACATACAGTGAACTGAAGGACGCGGCAAAGAAACTGACAACCGGTGATCAGAAAGGTTTTGCCATATTAAATTATGGCTGGTTCTTCGAACAACTGTTGGCTGAACAGGGCGGCATGTATGTCGATAATGAAAATGGACGTAAAGGTGATGCTAAAAAAGTTGCCTTCAATGATGAAAAAGGCCTTAAAGTTTTTCAGCTGATCAGTGACATGAATAAAGCCGGAACCATATATAATGTTGGGACAAACTGGGATAATATGCGGGCATCTTTTCAATCCGGTAAAATAGTGATGTTTCTGGATTCTTCAGCAGGTGTAAAAAATCTTGTTGAGGACTCTCCTTTTGAAGTCGGCGCATCTTACCTCCCGGTTCCGGATGGTGTTGATCGTCAGGGTGTGATTATTGGTGGTGCATCAGTCTGGATGTCGAGTGGCATTGATGAAGATAAACAGAAGGCTGCCTGGGATTTTATGAAGTATTTATCAACGCCGGAAGTTCAGGCGAAATGGCATGTCGAATCGGGTTACTTTGCGACCAATCCCGGCGCTTATAATGAAGAAGTCGTTAAACAGGAATGGGGAAAATACCCGCAACTGAAAGTAACTGTCGAACAGCTTCACAATACAAAAGCTTCGACAGCTACTCAGGGTGCCCTGATTTCTGTCTTCCCGGAGGCCAGACAGAATATTGTTACAGCTATGGAGAGCCTGTACCAGGGTGTGGATCCGAAAAAGGCTCTGGATAAAGCAGCAGAAGAGACAAATAAGGCACTTGAACAATCAAAATAA
- a CDS encoding carbohydrate ABC transporter permease has protein sequence MSKAKKTGLYILLTVSGFLMIFPILYAFLISFMQGGEVLQGKIIPSSFSLENYSAAFERTPLFLYIGNTFLVSLMVMAGELALASLAAFAFVFIRFKGRELLFFLFISTMMIPGESTVIPNFLTVQQLGWINSFTALTVPFMASAFGTFLLRQQFKTIPYELYEATRVAGISRFRFFWNIVLPISRTTLFTFGIYSFLTTWNMYLWPLLVTNDESVRTVQIGLKQMQAQELSTDWGVVMAAVIVVIIPTLLLLFFGQKQLRKGLTQGAIK, from the coding sequence ATGAGTAAAGCAAAAAAAACGGGACTCTACATTTTACTTACCGTTAGTGGCTTTTTGATGATCTTTCCCATTCTGTATGCCTTTCTCATCAGCTTTATGCAGGGGGGAGAGGTTCTTCAGGGGAAAATCATTCCTTCTTCTTTTTCACTGGAAAACTACAGCGCAGCGTTTGAAAGAACGCCACTGTTTCTATATATCGGGAACACTTTTCTGGTGTCCTTAATGGTCATGGCTGGAGAATTGGCACTGGCCAGTCTGGCAGCGTTCGCTTTCGTTTTCATCAGATTCAAAGGACGGGAACTGCTCTTTTTCCTTTTTATCTCAACGATGATGATTCCCGGTGAATCAACAGTTATCCCAAATTTTCTGACCGTCCAGCAGCTGGGATGGATCAATTCATTTACGGCATTAACTGTTCCTTTTATGGCCTCAGCTTTTGGAACTTTTTTGCTGCGTCAGCAGTTTAAAACCATACCTTATGAGCTTTATGAAGCAACAAGAGTTGCCGGAATAAGCCGGTTTCGGTTTTTTTGGAATATTGTTCTGCCGATCTCACGGACGACATTATTTACATTTGGTATTTACAGCTTTCTGACAACGTGGAATATGTATCTGTGGCCTTTACTGGTAACAAACGATGAATCCGTCAGAACCGTCCAGATCGGGTTAAAACAAATGCAGGCCCAGGAGTTGTCTACTGACTGGGGCGTAGTTATGGCTGCTGTCATCGTTGTGATTATTCCAACTCTCTTATTGCTGTTTTTTGGCCAGAAGCAACTGAGAAAAGGATTAACACAGGGCGCAATTAAATAA
- a CDS encoding sugar ABC transporter permease, with the protein MSAMPRVPIQTKHVKVVGSKWQLAEGLLYLLPSILLLAVFTFYPMIRALYMSLFNTDSQGNPLTFSGFANYTALFGSERFWNSMKVTGYFVLLTVPTSVILALFLALLANEKLKGIGFFRTIFSSTMGMSVGASAIIWMFMYNPSMGLFNRLLNLFGLEDVQWLLEPNIAIYAVAIVTIWMHTGFSFLILLGGLQNIDDKLYESARIAGVSYWYSLRKITLPMLSPTLFFVSTVQLINAFQTFGQIDILTAGGPLESTNVIVYSLYKDAFINYKFGPASAQAVILFFLVLIVTVIQFRIGEKKVHYQ; encoded by the coding sequence ATGAGCGCCATGCCGAGAGTCCCCATCCAGACAAAGCATGTGAAAGTGGTCGGAAGTAAATGGCAATTAGCAGAAGGCTTGCTTTATCTTCTGCCTTCCATTCTTCTGCTCGCAGTTTTTACCTTTTATCCGATGATTCGCGCCTTATACATGAGCCTGTTCAACACGGATTCGCAGGGTAACCCGCTCACATTTTCCGGATTTGCCAATTACACAGCATTATTTGGATCAGAGCGATTCTGGAACAGTATGAAGGTAACCGGATATTTTGTTCTGCTGACTGTTCCGACCAGTGTGATTCTTGCACTTTTTCTCGCTTTACTGGCAAATGAGAAATTAAAGGGGATCGGATTTTTCAGGACCATTTTTTCTTCGACCATGGGCATGAGTGTGGGAGCTTCCGCCATTATATGGATGTTTATGTATAACCCATCCATGGGTTTATTCAACCGACTGCTTAATCTATTTGGGCTTGAAGATGTTCAGTGGCTTCTTGAACCCAATATTGCCATATATGCAGTCGCTATAGTAACCATCTGGATGCATACCGGTTTTTCGTTTTTAATCCTTCTTGGCGGGTTACAGAACATTGACGACAAACTTTACGAGAGTGCCCGGATTGCCGGCGTCAGCTACTGGTATTCACTGCGGAAGATCACCTTGCCCATGCTGTCACCTACTCTGTTTTTCGTGTCAACCGTTCAGCTGATCAATGCTTTTCAGACATTCGGACAGATCGATATTTTGACTGCAGGAGGACCCCTCGAATCAACAAATGTTATCGTGTACTCTCTGTACAAGGATGCATTCATTAACTATAAGTTTGGACCGGCCAGTGCGCAGGCTGTTATCCTTTTTTTCCTGGTTCTCATTGTTACGGTGATCCAGTTCAGGATTGGTGAGAAGAAGGTGCATTATCAATGA
- a CDS encoding NAD(P)-binding domain-containing protein, with product MKIGFIGSGNIGQAVATSAIRAGYSVVMSNSRGPETLKGLIRKLGPKAEAATAEQAAREGDMVVVTVPLYALPKLPTDGTAGKTLIDTMNYYPGRDGRIASLDSNSTTTSELTAKHFPEAHVVKAFNSIIAGEIVTTGKPNGDPQRRALPIAGDSAAAKKDVTDLLNAIGFDVYDAGALHEGYRFQNGTPAYCARQIEKN from the coding sequence ATGAAAATCGGATTTATCGGAAGTGGAAATATCGGACAGGCCGTCGCAACAAGTGCAATCCGCGCCGGCTATTCGGTTGTGATGTCGAATTCCCGTGGTCCGGAAACGCTGAAGGGACTCATTCGGAAACTCGGCCCGAAAGCTGAAGCGGCGACTGCTGAACAGGCGGCACGCGAAGGAGACATGGTTGTTGTCACCGTTCCCCTCTATGCCCTGCCGAAACTTCCAACTGACGGAACAGCCGGAAAAACGCTGATCGATACCATGAATTACTACCCGGGACGCGACGGCCGGATTGCGTCACTCGACAGTAACTCGACGACAACGAGCGAACTGACGGCCAAGCACTTTCCCGAAGCTCACGTTGTTAAAGCCTTTAATTCAATCATTGCCGGTGAAATTGTCACAACCGGAAAGCCGAACGGGGATCCGCAGCGTCGGGCGTTGCCGATTGCCGGTGACAGTGCCGCAGCAAAAAAGGACGTGACCGACTTGCTGAATGCCATCGGCTTTGACGTCTATGATGCCGGAGCATTGCACGAAGGCTATCGTTTTCAGAATGGCACGCCGGCTTATTGTGCCCGGCAAATCGAGAAGAACTGA
- a CDS encoding DUF6063 family protein — protein sequence MNYPEQKVIQAFRLYTVLARDGQTGMDGVQLYRADDAIRGLLDTFAKQVDCVIIVTSEQLFLVPETTLSPFHVSNDWIKRHYLRAGATNGDLYLLYFATLVLFGSFYDTYQSQEPTRLFLRLDEWVRFIQERIDQLKTHDEEELKQLEQEFSYNWRLIIEKWDDMDDIKESAKRQSGNTISRLSFIDTVKRFLADQGLVQDIGNEEIRLTEKAKTIIQRYFMEVEYNKGILEFIYGFKEEQHADNQ from the coding sequence ATGAACTATCCTGAACAGAAAGTGATCCAGGCGTTTCGGCTGTACACCGTGCTCGCAAGGGACGGTCAGACGGGGATGGACGGCGTGCAGCTGTACCGCGCGGATGATGCGATACGCGGACTGCTTGATACCTTTGCAAAGCAGGTGGACTGCGTGATTATTGTGACCAGCGAGCAGCTTTTTCTGGTACCGGAGACGACCTTATCTCCGTTTCATGTCAGTAACGACTGGATCAAACGCCATTATCTGCGGGCAGGGGCGACGAACGGTGATCTCTATTTACTCTATTTTGCCACGCTGGTCCTGTTCGGCAGCTTCTATGATACCTATCAAAGTCAGGAGCCCACACGGCTGTTTCTCCGTCTGGACGAATGGGTGCGTTTTATTCAGGAACGCATCGATCAGCTGAAGACGCATGATGAAGAGGAACTGAAGCAGCTCGAGCAGGAGTTTTCCTATAACTGGCGTCTGATCATTGAGAAGTGGGACGATATGGACGACATTAAGGAGTCAGCGAAGAGGCAGAGCGGGAATACAATCAGCCGTCTGAGCTTTATCGACACGGTGAAACGTTTTCTGGCCGATCAGGGTCTGGTTCAGGATATCGGGAATGAGGAAATCAGGCTGACGGAGAAAGCGAAGACCATCATTCAGCGTTATTTCATGGAAGTGGAATACAACAAGGGGATTCTGGAATTTATTTACGGTTTTAAGGAGGAGCAGCATGCCGACAATCAGTAA